TGGCAAAAGTGGCCTATGATCTGCTAGGGAGTCAAGCATTGGCAATTACGGCGGTTTCCCCTTCCCTACTGCCGGAAGAATTGGAAGAAGCGATCGCTCAGGCCGATTATATCGGTATTCCGCATGAATTGGTGGAAACCGAGGAAATGAATAACCCTAATTACACCAGTAATCCCGTTAATCGCTGTTATTTCTGCAAAAGTGAGCTACACGACACCCTTAAACCCCTCGCTCTCGCTCGTGGTTATTCCTACGTCATCGATGGCGTTAATGCTGATGATTTAAGGGATTATCGTCCCGGGATCCAAGCCGCTAGGGAGCGCGGCGCTCGTTCACCTTTGGCGGAAATTGCTATCACAAAAAGCGAAGTTCGTCAACTATCCCGTTACTTAAATTTACCTTGGTGGGATAAACCGGCGCAACCCTGTTTAAGTTCCCGTTTTCCCTACGGGGAGGAAATTAGCCTGGAGAAATTGCAAAGAGTCGGACGGGCGGAGATTTATCTGCGAAAATTAGGTTATCGTCAATTACGGGTGCGATCGAGCGGCGATACGGCACGGATTGAATTACCAGCAGCAGAAATCCCCGACTTTATTAATCGGACAAATTTAAGCGAATTAGTCGCTGATCTGCAAAAATTAGGCTTTATCTATGTCACCCTCGATCTAGAAGGTTATCAAAGCGGCAAGCTTAATCGAGTCCTCTAGGAGTGAGGTGATGGGAGATGGGGGTGGGGGGCTGACAGGTGTAGGTTTATTACAAAGAGGTGAGCAGTCACACACTCAGGGTGAGAAAATCAAGCTGGTGGTCTGTCAAGATGTTATTGACGGATACAATCTTTTTAATTTAATTCGGGCATCTTCAGTGGTAAATCGCCAATCTACAGGAGCAGAATTTTCATTTCTGCGTTTTTCCCCAGCTGCTACTTCTTCTGTTAAGATTTCCTTGTCTTCAATACGCCGATCAAGGCACTGTCGGCTTAAAACACTCAACTCAATTTCAGCCATATTTAACCAACTTCCATGTTTAGGAGTATAATGAAACTCCAATTTATCCAGAATGCGTCTTGCTTTGACTGGGGTAAAAGCTTGATAAAGAGATGCTTTGACATGAGTATTCAGATTATCTTGAACTACTTTAATTTTCTTGGCTTGAGGATGACGTTGAGCAACTAAATACTTCATTTGTTGGGCATAGTCAACAATCCTACGTTGGTCAGTAACTTCCATATATCTCCAACCCGTGAACGGCTCAAAAAACATGAATAAATTAGAAACTCCCTCTCGCTGATATTCATAATCAAAACGTTCGGACTTACCCGGTTCGGCAGCAATTGGCGAATTGATTTCTGAAATCAGTTGTTTTGAGGTCTCATCA
This portion of the Microcystis aeruginosa NIES-2549 genome encodes:
- the larE gene encoding ATP-dependent sacrificial sulfur transferase LarE, with product MDSQLLDKLGQLQNLLQTSEKALIAYSGGVDSTLVAKVAYDLLGSQALAITAVSPSLLPEELEEAIAQADYIGIPHELVETEEMNNPNYTSNPVNRCYFCKSELHDTLKPLALARGYSYVIDGVNADDLRDYRPGIQAARERGARSPLAEIAITKSEVRQLSRYLNLPWWDKPAQPCLSSRFPYGEEISLEKLQRVGRAEIYLRKLGYRQLRVRSSGDTARIELPAAEIPDFINRTNLSELVADLQKLGFIYVTLDLEGYQSGKLNRVL